From a single Loigolactobacillus coryniformis subsp. coryniformis KCTC 3167 = DSM 20001 genomic region:
- a CDS encoding alpha/beta fold hydrolase, which translates to MKKRTKVLLGIVVVLLVLLLGSWAYLRAQIYQPSQSAELAAQSATTSGSELIFKSKLTTTLMVIFYPGALVEPASYSVWAKQVAAAGYPVYIVRFPLDLAVLAPNKADSVLRSSQRDYVIGGHSLGGVMASRYAQNHQERLKGVFFLASYPDSKGSLRSTVLPILSITASRDGVLDQAAYKQAKYNLPRNTKYVQIGGGNHAGFGSYGPQKGDRTATISNQTQQRQVANHLIQWLRGVDKK; encoded by the coding sequence ATGAAAAAGCGTACTAAAGTTTTATTGGGAATCGTAGTGGTTTTGCTGGTTCTATTGTTGGGTAGTTGGGCTTATTTGCGCGCGCAGATTTATCAACCTAGTCAGTCTGCAGAATTGGCGGCACAGTCGGCGACGACTAGTGGCTCAGAATTAATTTTCAAAAGTAAATTAACGACTACGCTAATGGTGATTTTCTATCCTGGTGCGTTGGTAGAACCGGCGAGTTACAGTGTTTGGGCTAAACAAGTAGCGGCGGCCGGCTACCCAGTCTACATCGTGCGGTTTCCGTTGGATCTAGCTGTTTTGGCGCCGAACAAGGCGGATAGCGTCTTGAGAAGTTCGCAGCGTGATTATGTTATCGGTGGGCATTCGCTAGGTGGCGTTATGGCCAGTCGATACGCGCAAAACCATCAAGAACGGTTAAAAGGTGTTTTCTTCTTAGCTAGTTATCCTGACAGCAAAGGTAGTTTGCGTTCCACGGTGTTACCAATCTTATCGATCACAGCTAGTCGCGATGGTGTATTGGATCAGGCGGCTTATAAGCAGGCTAAATACAATTTACCCAGAAATACAAAATATGTTCAGATCGGCGGCGGCAATCACGCGGGCTTCGGTAGTTATGGCCCGCAAAAGGGTGACCGTACCGCGACAATCAGTAATCAGACACAACAACGGCAGGTCGCGAATCATTTAATTCAGTGGTTGCGCGGCGTTGATAAAAAATGA
- a CDS encoding helix-turn-helix domain-containing protein has translation MIIGERLKQCRQQQQLSQEMVAAELKVSRQTISNWENSRSYPDIERCIRLTDLYELSLDELLRGDQRMVKNLINTTNLVKTGRLLALGLFLNLVLVVGLVFTVQYWWALVLVALLLLNVCWLFVLMIWVI, from the coding sequence ATGATCATTGGTGAACGGCTTAAACAATGCCGGCAGCAACAGCAGTTATCGCAGGAAATGGTGGCAGCCGAATTAAAAGTTTCCCGCCAGACGATTTCCAACTGGGAAAATTCGCGTAGTTATCCAGATATTGAACGTTGCATTCGTTTGACTGATTTGTATGAATTATCCTTAGATGAATTGTTGAGAGGGGATCAAAGAATGGTTAAAAACTTGATCAATACGACGAATTTAGTCAAAACTGGTCGGCTGCTTGCGTTAGGTCTTTTTCTGAATTTAGTTTTAGTGGTTGGGTTAGTTTTTACAGTGCAGTATTGGTGGGCGCTAGTACTAGTGGCGCTACTACTATTAAATGTTTGTTGGTTGTTTGTGCTCATGATTTGGGTTATCTGA
- the yaaA gene encoding peroxide stress protein YaaA encodes MKIIIAPAKKMRLDTDSFAIAALPQYLAETQQILATMRQLSYIELKNLWACSEKLAQANYRSLQQIKLKEQLTPALIAFSGIQYQYMAPDVFTAPALDYVQSNLRILSGFYGILRPFDGVVPYRLEMQARLNVAQSPNLYDFWGAKPYQALRTKAEPIINLASQEYAKIIQRHLQPDTPLIDIVFGHWVDGKIKTRATLAKMARGEMVRFMAENNVQQLNELQQFQRLNYRFIPELSTTTRLVFVD; translated from the coding sequence ATGAAAATCATCATCGCACCAGCTAAAAAAATGCGGCTCGACACCGATTCATTTGCCATCGCTGCCTTGCCACAATATTTGGCTGAAACACAACAGATTTTAGCGACAATGCGCCAGTTATCCTATATAGAGTTAAAGAATCTATGGGCGTGTAGTGAAAAGTTAGCGCAGGCCAACTATCGCTCGCTACAACAAATCAAACTTAAAGAACAATTAACGCCAGCACTAATTGCATTTTCTGGCATTCAGTATCAATATATGGCGCCAGATGTTTTCACGGCACCAGCACTGGACTACGTCCAATCTAACTTACGAATTCTATCTGGCTTTTACGGAATTTTACGACCATTTGACGGTGTTGTTCCTTATCGTTTAGAGATGCAAGCGCGCTTGAACGTTGCGCAAAGTCCTAATTTATACGACTTTTGGGGTGCTAAACCTTATCAAGCGCTACGGACAAAGGCAGAGCCGATCATCAATTTAGCTTCCCAAGAGTATGCTAAAATCATCCAACGCCATTTACAACCAGACACGCCGTTGATCGATATTGTGTTTGGCCATTGGGTCGACGGTAAAATTAAAACCCGTGCCACCCTAGCTAAAATGGCGCGTGGTGAAATGGTCCGTTTTATGGCGGAAAATAATGTACAACAACTTAATGAGTTACAACAATTCCAGCGACTGAATTACCGTTTTATACCCGAATTATCGACGACAACTAGGTTGGTGTTTGTGGATTAA
- a CDS encoding TetR/AcrR family transcriptional regulator, which yields MSELKYDLTKKPTRGAQRTLTAFSTTMYQLLSQKAFEQISVNEICELSNFPRATFYNYFDDKYDLVNYCWYILTQEIHLDDVKKITPDLNLTPKQALSIFFDRVYQLFTTHSQLLTNILKNNSLNSPMVLNFTDFVRANMREIIHNCLDFSAVPVPLDLIADHYSNTVLLVLEWTFVRRADVTLAEAHQYLEYLLKY from the coding sequence ATGAGTGAATTGAAATACGATTTAACCAAAAAACCAACTCGTGGGGCACAACGCACTTTAACAGCATTTTCGACGACAATGTACCAATTATTAAGCCAAAAAGCTTTTGAACAAATCAGTGTGAATGAGATTTGCGAACTTAGTAATTTTCCGCGGGCGACCTTTTACAATTATTTTGATGATAAATATGACTTAGTTAATTATTGTTGGTATATCTTGACTCAAGAGATTCATTTAGATGATGTTAAAAAGATCACTCCAGATCTGAATTTAACGCCGAAGCAAGCGCTGAGCATCTTCTTTGATCGTGTTTACCAATTATTCACGACTCATAGTCAATTGTTGACCAATATTTTAAAAAATAACTCATTAAACAGTCCAATGGTGCTAAACTTCACCGATTTTGTGCGGGCGAATATGCGTGAGATCATTCATAACTGTTTGGATTTTTCTGCGGTACCGGTGCCGCTTGACTTGATTGCTGACCACTACAGTAATACGGTTTTATTAGTATTGGAATGGACCTTTGTGCGCCGCGCTGATGTTACGTTAGCTGAGGCGCATCAGTACTTAGAATATCTGTTAAAGTATTGA
- a CDS encoding DUF2188 domain-containing protein, which yields MPWNMRDYPVSMKNLPELVRKKAIDIGNALLADGYPDDRAIPIAISQAEKWYENADTKEKAAFQKEANPSKRDKHESRGNPELIDANEIVRHQNDGWAVMAEGAKQASEVFSSKEAAVKRAREIARNKESTIKVYRKDGRLQDEITPRK from the coding sequence ATGCCTTGGAATATGCGCGACTACCCCGTTTCTATGAAAAATCTACCTGAATTAGTTCGTAAGAAAGCAATCGACATCGGCAATGCCCTATTAGCAGATGGTTATCCCGATGATCGTGCGATTCCGATTGCGATCAGTCAAGCCGAAAAATGGTACGAGAACGCTGATACCAAAGAGAAAGCGGCCTTTCAAAAAGAAGCCAATCCTAGCAAACGCGATAAACATGAATCGCGTGGCAATCCCGAGTTGATCGACGCCAACGAAATCGTTCGCCATCAGAATGACGGTTGGGCGGTTATGGCCGAGGGCGCTAAACAAGCCAGCGAGGTTTTCTCTAGTAAGGAAGCCGCAGTTAAGCGCGCTCGTGAAATTGCCCGTAACAAAGAATCAACGATCAAGGTTTACCGCAAAGATGGTCGTTTACAGGATGAAATCACACCACGGAAATGA
- a CDS encoding ABC transporter ATP-binding protein codes for MIELKSVNKYYQNGAQNFHVLRDINLAIDRGEFLSIMGPSGAGKTSLINLIGFIDRQYEGEYLFNGDSYQKASDNTLARIRNRSVGFVFQNFKLIGNNTILENVELPLLYGGMTKRAAKPVVEQALIRVGLPNSSQKVPSELSGGQQQRVAIARALVHQPKFIIADEPTGALDTKTSAEIMQIFRDLNRNEGTTIVLVTHDPQVSLYGDRLIKILDGAITADEEVTQHALR; via the coding sequence CTGATTGAGTTAAAATCCGTCAATAAATACTATCAAAATGGGGCACAAAACTTTCATGTCTTACGCGATATTAATTTAGCCATCGATCGCGGTGAATTTTTATCGATCATGGGACCATCTGGCGCAGGTAAAACTTCGTTGATCAATTTAATTGGTTTTATTGATCGCCAATATGAAGGTGAGTACCTATTTAACGGTGATTCTTATCAAAAAGCTAGCGATAATACGTTGGCGCGTATCCGCAATCGCAGTGTCGGCTTTGTCTTCCAAAACTTTAAGTTGATCGGCAACAACACGATTCTAGAGAATGTTGAGCTGCCGTTACTTTATGGCGGTATGACTAAGCGGGCCGCTAAGCCAGTCGTTGAGCAAGCCCTGATTCGTGTCGGATTACCTAACAGTAGCCAAAAGGTTCCCAGTGAACTTTCTGGTGGGCAACAACAGCGAGTCGCAATTGCGCGGGCATTAGTGCATCAGCCTAAATTTATCATCGCTGATGAACCAACGGGCGCGCTGGATACCAAAACTTCGGCGGAAATCATGCAAATCTTTCGTGACCTTAATCGCAATGAGGGGACCACAATTGTTTTAGTGACCCATGATCCTCAGGTTTCGTTATATGGTGATCGGCTGATCAAGATTCTTGATGGTGCGATCACAGCCGATGAGGAGGTGACGCAGCATGCGCTTCGCTGA
- a CDS encoding efflux RND transporter periplasmic adaptor subunit encodes MKKLFRGRFWIILGVLLVLGVIVAVGLVKANNQRAAQKQQYQTYQVKRDSALLLKGKVAAKDTVAVETGVSSTGTLTAINVKNGEHVDPGTVLMTFHDDQVQSQIDEANQTVAKTELAIQNDQQAITALKKQSNQPTTEVTGDTDSSVADSGAAADQLQQARNTLAADQLTLQQTNDSLTRLQAKLDPQVTAKIAGTIVLDTTNNSNTGIPDMQIISDGQIIDGQVTEYDYAKLKQELAVTVMPVSNTDHYQGKIVTIDQTPQAATPTTSTAQAGGSEAATYQFTVKIDHKLTNGFNVQIRVPQNTIRLPAASLVKKAGTHYVYVVKKHKAYRQKVVVKKVDGYWHLMSGLQLKTTIITNPDHHLKNGQEVTVNAD; translated from the coding sequence ATGAAGAAATTATTTCGGGGACGTTTTTGGATCATTTTGGGGGTTTTACTTGTTTTAGGTGTGATCGTCGCAGTTGGCTTAGTTAAGGCAAATAACCAGCGAGCGGCACAAAAACAGCAGTATCAAACGTATCAAGTTAAGCGTGATAGCGCGCTGTTACTAAAGGGCAAAGTAGCAGCGAAGGATACGGTTGCGGTTGAAACTGGTGTTAGCAGTACGGGAACATTAACAGCGATCAACGTTAAAAATGGGGAACACGTTGATCCCGGCACCGTCTTGATGACGTTTCATGATGATCAGGTACAAAGTCAGATTGATGAGGCTAACCAAACTGTAGCGAAAACCGAACTGGCGATTCAAAATGATCAGCAGGCAATTACAGCGTTGAAAAAACAGTCAAATCAGCCGACAACAGAAGTCACTGGTGATACTGATAGCTCAGTTGCTGACTCAGGTGCAGCTGCTGATCAGCTGCAACAAGCACGGAATACATTGGCGGCGGACCAACTGACATTACAGCAGACTAATGATAGTTTGACGCGTTTACAAGCAAAGTTAGACCCACAAGTGACGGCCAAAATTGCTGGTACGATCGTATTGGATACCACAAATAATAGTAATACTGGCATTCCGGATATGCAGATCATCAGCGATGGGCAGATCATTGACGGTCAAGTGACTGAGTACGATTATGCCAAGCTCAAACAGGAATTGGCAGTCACAGTTATGCCTGTTAGCAACACCGATCATTACCAAGGCAAAATTGTGACCATTGACCAAACGCCGCAAGCGGCTACACCAACAACAAGTACGGCGCAAGCTGGCGGCAGTGAAGCCGCAACCTATCAATTCACTGTAAAAATCGACCATAAATTGACTAATGGCTTTAATGTGCAAATTCGCGTTCCGCAGAATACGATTCGTTTACCTGCGGCTAGCTTAGTTAAAAAAGCTGGTACGCACTATGTCTATGTGGTTAAAAAGCATAAAGCCTATCGGCAAAAGGTGGTGGTTAAAAAAGTTGATGGCTATTGGCATCTGATGTCAGGACTACAACTGAAAACGACGATCATTACCAACCCTGATCATCACTTAAAGAATGGGCAAGAGGTGACGGTCAATGCTGATTGA
- a CDS encoding helix-turn-helix domain-containing protein → MLLTQQLKHLREKNGYSQTDLAYELGISRQSVSKWERGENFPDINNLLRLSELYNVSLDELVRGSQFLRRPFVVGRKVHWRRLIVDFVLWTVTCLLLTGFGYQPWWLFGGIFLCGIILVIPVDFDDYWIVEKTQIRFVQYDRRSLHKFLQVLGLAHKTISKIPYTMIDNSELLYNKRQRMPFDWYPDNFGLRLYLKDQRQIYLPLKQNFTQYLPQFILSLKKKGIVTSDAQQLQTAIMNKENLYTYMEKRLSDGDVK, encoded by the coding sequence ATGTTATTGACCCAGCAATTGAAGCACCTGCGTGAAAAAAATGGCTATAGCCAAACTGATCTGGCGTATGAATTGGGCATTAGTCGGCAGTCGGTTTCCAAGTGGGAGCGGGGTGAAAATTTTCCCGATATCAATAATTTGTTGCGCTTAAGTGAACTCTATAATGTTTCCTTGGATGAATTAGTCCGTGGTAGCCAATTTTTGCGCCGACCGTTTGTGGTGGGGCGCAAAGTGCATTGGCGACGGTTGATCGTTGATTTTGTACTATGGACGGTGACTTGCTTGCTGTTAACGGGATTTGGTTATCAACCGTGGTGGCTGTTTGGCGGTATTTTTCTGTGTGGCATTATCCTAGTAATACCAGTAGATTTTGACGATTACTGGATCGTTGAAAAAACGCAGATCAGATTTGTTCAGTATGATCGACGGTCGCTGCACAAATTTTTGCAGGTGTTGGGCCTAGCACATAAAACAATCAGTAAAATTCCGTATACAATGATCGACAACAGTGAGTTACTCTATAACAAACGGCAACGGATGCCGTTTGATTGGTATCCCGATAATTTTGGTTTACGACTGTACTTAAAGGATCAGCGGCAGATTTATTTGCCACTTAAGCAAAACTTTACACAATATCTGCCGCAATTCATTCTTTCGTTGAAGAAAAAGGGCATTGTGACTAGCGATGCTCAGCAGCTGCAGACTGCGATCATGAACAAAGAAAATCTCTACACCTATATGGAAAAACGACTAAGTGATGGTGATGTGAAATGA
- a CDS encoding ABC transporter permease, whose product MRFAEIWTTALRSILKNKRRSILTMLGIIIGIAAVVTILAIGDGFSNWVTKSITSNKSGKVETQIVYMPNDTANTSAQPFNERDLTLVRQVKGIAKVKQSSSDSDYAQLTLPVKNKTKSVLVHYTKGKSSKVIAGRRLTAMDNEIGNQVAVIDASLAKSLFGGTTNALHHGITVDDQLYEIVGVRSSVASSVNFTDAMSGQIPTNITIPRKVHQYYTRSERTGDLLTLSLTKGAKASRVNKRVLHILKTQGSMRSQGEYQSNDPTAQADTFGKVLNAITYFVSAVAGISLFIAGIGVMNMMYISVAERTTEIGIRRAMGARQQDIRLQFLLESATLTILGGLIGYGLGVLLALGVSALPVMPFKASFSFGGFALAFGVSTAVGLVFGVMPANAASRKDLIEIIR is encoded by the coding sequence ATGCGCTTCGCTGAAATTTGGACCACCGCACTACGTTCGATCCTAAAAAATAAACGCCGCAGTATTTTGACCATGCTAGGGATCATTATCGGGATTGCGGCCGTTGTTACGATTTTAGCGATCGGCGATGGTTTCTCCAATTGGGTGACTAAAAGCATTACTAGCAATAAATCTGGTAAAGTCGAAACCCAGATTGTTTACATGCCAAACGATACTGCCAATACCAGTGCACAACCCTTTAATGAGCGTGATCTGACTTTAGTGCGTCAAGTCAAAGGCATCGCTAAAGTGAAGCAGAGTAGTTCGGATTCCGATTATGCGCAGCTTACGTTGCCGGTAAAGAATAAGACCAAAAGTGTGTTGGTCCATTACACCAAAGGTAAGAGTAGTAAAGTGATCGCAGGCCGACGTTTGACCGCGATGGACAATGAAATTGGTAATCAAGTTGCAGTGATCGATGCCAGTTTGGCCAAAAGTCTATTCGGTGGCACAACTAACGCTTTACATCATGGGATTACCGTTGACGACCAGTTATATGAAATTGTTGGTGTCCGCAGTTCAGTAGCTAGTAGCGTTAATTTTACTGATGCCATGAGTGGACAAATCCCGACAAATATCACGATCCCGCGTAAAGTGCATCAGTACTATACGCGCAGCGAACGCACTGGTGATTTATTGACGTTGTCGCTAACTAAAGGTGCTAAAGCGAGTCGTGTAAACAAACGGGTACTGCATATACTGAAAACGCAAGGTAGTATGCGCAGCCAGGGAGAATATCAAAGTAACGATCCAACAGCGCAAGCAGATACGTTCGGTAAAGTCCTCAATGCGATCACCTATTTTGTTTCGGCCGTTGCTGGGATATCGTTATTTATCGCCGGTATCGGCGTGATGAATATGATGTATATTTCAGTTGCTGAACGGACTACCGAAATTGGGATTCGCCGCGCGATGGGCGCCCGGCAACAGGATATTCGGCTACAATTCTTATTAGAAAGTGCAACTTTGACAATTCTAGGTGGTTTGATCGGTTATGGACTGGGCGTGTTGTTGGCGTTAGGGGTTAGCGCGCTGCCAGTGATGCCGTTTAAGGCCAGCTTTAGTTTTGGTGGGTTTGCGTTAGCGTTTGGCGTCTCCACTGCCGTCGGTTTAGTCTTCGGCGTGATGCCAGCTAATGCTGCTAGCCGCAAGGATCTGATTGAGATTATTCGTTAA
- a CDS encoding MMPL family transporter, protein MKRFLERHVGALVAWVVVIIIALITMPDTTRLIREYGQTKIPAAAQSQVADVMQNHWGRGQGNTRQVVVVFNNGADKLTTTQKENIARTVRHFRENKQHYHIKSVTAATDNAATRKQLISKDKSTQLVQLLVSKKDTVRQMNADITKAAKTAGVKTYVTGSDILNDDFSQATEEGIKKTEVIAAIFIFIVLIIVFRSPIVPIISLLTVGVSVITSLSIVMNLVDRVGFPLSSFTQVFMVVVLFGIGTDYNILLYDQFKAELSQGLDAVAATKKARRIAGRTILYSGSSILIGFTALALAKFSIYRSAVGVAVGVAVLLLVLLTLNPFFMATLGARMFWPIKNFEGGSNSKLWHGLSKRSVLHPFIALGLVLLVTLPFLFTYSNQLNYDTLDELSDSLPAKQGFKVVQDHFSKGTAEPSTLYIQANKKLNQEQYLKVIDQITRKLQKEPGVKTVASVTQPGGSKIKALYANQQLGTVTSGMKTAGKGLKTVNKGLNQASDKLGQSDMSSGLSGVQQLISGTDALTTGSQRLTSGTGQLASGATTLSNGLGTLNSSTGTLASGVNQLTSGAYVLQNGLGQYTNGVRQLNSGLSTLAGSSDQVTNGVQSLVSQSSQLPLAVAGLTAYNSGIASGVDQINSALAANQSKLAALNSAQSQLQSLSSQSATLKQEVATAKQSKSQLDAMEPLLDSLQTAKTQIDSLQNAAQQISTTQSQLQSALKQIGTRDTSAANADKSVIAAAQTIVDDPNATAASKQQAQTIIKTASASVANNLAANGTTLTALQEQASTTTLPDLSGLTTLANKIPSASTITNLKAQIDNLESMLDDADSMLSKTDNLASATSGLSDLQNQMSTLTQSLAQLQTAANQASSVANQLNAGVNGSGVDTTNQSTINATISQSQMLSQINQLAAGLQQYTGGVDQAASGASQLNANSAALTSGTKQLAGGLGTLNNQVPTLTSGVSQLSNGANQLASGANQLNAKAPQLTAGLIQVNNGQRTMYTTLQGLVGQMQVLHNGLVDASGGLTKIGKGVTSADDYLTGLKNSAAANNFYIPASVLHGKTFATAIKTYMSANKHATKLTIVLDSNPSSAKSMARIDSLQSEVQNELKGTPLSGAKVAIGGQTASISDTHHIASSDFTRTAVIMLVGILLALMVITRSILQPVYILGTLLLAYVTSLSLTRWLSSAVLGQNMLTWNTPFFSFVMLVALGVDYSIFLMMKYREFGLTNGTPSKRIIAASSVIGAVVISAAVILSGTFAALIPSGVLTLIQVALAVIIGLIILVIILPVVNSAAIRLTYPLDDKLNDNIKKRKH, encoded by the coding sequence ATGAAACGTTTTTTGGAACGACACGTGGGCGCGTTAGTGGCTTGGGTTGTCGTGATCATTATTGCGTTGATCACAATGCCCGACACAACGCGGCTGATTCGTGAGTATGGTCAAACCAAAATTCCTGCTGCCGCGCAGAGTCAAGTCGCCGATGTCATGCAAAATCATTGGGGGCGTGGCCAAGGTAACACCCGACAGGTCGTCGTTGTTTTTAATAACGGCGCAGATAAACTGACCACAACGCAAAAAGAAAATATCGCGCGTACTGTACGGCATTTTCGTGAAAATAAGCAACATTACCATATTAAATCGGTTACTGCCGCGACGGATAATGCTGCGACGCGTAAGCAATTGATTTCCAAAGATAAATCAACTCAGTTAGTTCAATTGCTGGTCAGCAAAAAAGACACGGTTCGGCAAATGAATGCCGACATTACCAAAGCCGCTAAAACAGCGGGCGTTAAGACTTATGTCACTGGTAGTGATATTTTAAATGATGATTTCAGTCAAGCGACTGAGGAAGGAATCAAAAAAACTGAAGTTATCGCCGCGATTTTTATTTTTATTGTACTGATCATTGTTTTCCGTTCGCCGATCGTACCAATTATTTCGCTGTTGACCGTTGGGGTTTCTGTGATCACTTCCTTAAGTATCGTCATGAACTTAGTCGATCGTGTCGGCTTCCCACTATCATCATTCACTCAAGTCTTTATGGTGGTAGTGCTGTTCGGGATCGGTACTGACTACAACATCTTGCTATATGATCAATTCAAAGCTGAGTTGAGTCAGGGACTAGATGCAGTGGCAGCCACTAAGAAAGCACGGCGGATCGCCGGACGCACGATTTTGTACAGTGGCTCGTCAATTCTGATCGGCTTCACGGCGTTGGCCCTAGCCAAGTTCTCGATCTACCGTTCTGCGGTCGGGGTCGCCGTTGGGGTCGCCGTCTTATTATTAGTTCTTTTAACGTTGAACCCATTTTTCATGGCCACCTTGGGTGCGCGCATGTTCTGGCCGATCAAGAACTTTGAAGGCGGCAGCAATAGTAAGTTGTGGCATGGTTTGTCAAAACGCTCGGTGCTGCATCCGTTTATTGCCCTCGGTCTAGTTTTATTAGTGACATTGCCATTTTTATTCACTTATAGCAATCAACTAAATTACGATACCTTGGATGAATTGAGCGACAGTTTACCGGCTAAGCAAGGCTTCAAAGTCGTCCAAGATCACTTCTCTAAAGGGACCGCTGAGCCGTCAACTTTATACATTCAAGCGAATAAAAAGCTGAATCAAGAACAATACTTGAAAGTGATCGACCAAATCACCCGTAAGTTACAAAAAGAACCCGGTGTTAAAACCGTCGCTTCTGTAACCCAGCCTGGTGGTAGTAAAATCAAGGCATTGTACGCTAATCAACAATTAGGCACTGTAACTAGCGGCATGAAAACTGCCGGTAAAGGCTTAAAAACAGTCAACAAAGGCCTGAATCAAGCCAGTGATAAGCTAGGCCAAAGCGACATGTCCAGTGGCCTAAGTGGCGTCCAACAATTGATTAGTGGTACCGATGCATTGACCACTGGTAGCCAACGATTAACCAGTGGCACTGGCCAACTTGCTAGTGGCGCCACGACATTAAGTAACGGACTGGGGACACTCAATAGTTCAACCGGCACCTTAGCGAGCGGTGTTAATCAGCTAACTAGCGGTGCCTACGTTCTGCAAAACGGCCTCGGTCAATACACAAATGGTGTCCGCCAGTTAAATAGTGGCTTATCCACATTAGCTGGCAGCTCCGATCAAGTCACTAACGGTGTGCAAAGCTTAGTTAGTCAAAGCAGCCAGTTACCTTTAGCAGTGGCGGGGCTGACGGCTTACAACAGCGGTATTGCCAGTGGTGTTGATCAAATCAATAGTGCATTGGCCGCTAACCAATCAAAATTAGCTGCTTTAAATAGCGCCCAAAGTCAATTGCAGAGTTTGAGTAGTCAAAGTGCTACTTTGAAACAAGAAGTGGCAACTGCAAAACAATCAAAATCGCAATTGGATGCGATGGAGCCACTGTTAGACAGTTTACAGACAGCCAAAACGCAAATCGATAGCTTACAAAATGCTGCCCAACAAATATCTACAACGCAGTCCCAGTTACAAAGTGCATTGAAGCAAATTGGCACACGCGACACAAGCGCAGCAAATGCTGACAAGTCCGTCATTGCTGCTGCACAAACTATCGTTGATGATCCTAACGCTACAGCTGCTTCTAAACAACAAGCACAGACAATCATTAAAACTGCTAGCGCCAGTGTTGCTAATAATTTGGCTGCTAATGGCACAACTCTAACAGCATTGCAGGAACAGGCCAGCACAACAACGTTGCCGGATTTATCAGGTTTAACAACATTAGCGAACAAAATACCTAGCGCTAGCACAATTACTAATCTGAAGGCACAAATTGATAATCTGGAATCCATGCTAGACGATGCTGATTCAATGTTGAGTAAAACTGATAATTTAGCTAGTGCAACTAGCGGTTTAAGCGATCTACAGAACCAAATGTCCACCTTGACCCAATCATTAGCCCAATTACAAACAGCGGCTAACCAAGCTTCAAGTGTGGCTAATCAATTAAATGCAGGTGTTAATGGCTCCGGCGTTGATACAACTAACCAAAGCACGATCAACGCAACGATCAGCCAGTCGCAAATGTTGAGTCAGATCAATCAATTAGCCGCTGGCTTACAACAATATACTGGCGGTGTTGACCAAGCAGCTAGTGGTGCTAGTCAATTGAACGCTAACTCTGCAGCTCTGACTAGTGGCACTAAGCAATTAGCTGGTGGCTTAGGTACTTTAAACAACCAAGTGCCAACTTTGACCAGTGGGGTTAGTCAGCTAAGCAATGGCGCCAATCAATTAGCTAGTGGTGCTAACCAATTGAACGCCAAAGCACCACAACTGACCGCCGGCTTGATTCAAGTTAACAATGGTCAGCGGACAATGTACACGACCCTGCAAGGTTTAGTTGGCCAAATGCAGGTATTGCACAACGGCTTAGTGGATGCCAGTGGTGGTTTAACTAAGATCGGTAAAGGTGTTACTAGCGCTGACGATTATTTAACCGGCTTGAAGAATTCCGCTGCCGCAAATAATTTCTACATCCCAGCTAGCGTTTTGCATGGTAAAACTTTTGCTACTGCAATTAAAACTTATATGTCAGCTAATAAACATGCGACTAAGCTAACGATTGTTTTAGATTCAAATCCTAGCTCAGCCAAATCAATGGCACGGATCGATTCATTACAAAGTGAAGTGCAAAACGAATTGAAAGGTACCCCACTATCTGGTGCTAAAGTTGCGATCGGCGGCCAAACGGCTTCCATTTCTGATACACATCATATTGCTAGCAGCGACTTCACGCGGACTGCAGTCATCATGTTGGTTGGTATCTTATTAGCCTTAATGGTGATCACACGATCGATTTTGCAGCCCGTTTATATCTTAGGCACATTACTACTAGCCTACGTTACTTCATTGAGTTTGACTCGTTGGCTGAGTTCTGCAGTATTAGGTCAAAATATGCTGACTTGGAATACACCGTTCTTCTCCTTTGTCATGTTGGTGGCTTTAGGGGTCGATTACAGTATCTTCCTTATGATGAAATATCGTGAATTCGGTCTGACTAACGGCACGCCAAGCAAGCGAATCATTGCCGCTTCCAGTGTGATCGGCGCAGTCGTCATTTCTGCAGCAGTGATTCTGAGTGGTACTTTTGCCGCTCTAATTCCGTCCGGCGTTTTAACATTGATCCAAGTTGCTTTGGCAGTGATCATCGGTTTGATCATTCTCGTGATCATCTTGCCAGTCGTTAACTCCGCAGCGATTCGTTTAACCTATCCACTCGATGATAAGCTGAACGATAATATTAAGAAACGTAAACATTAA